A genomic stretch from Pochonia chlamydosporia 170 chromosome 4, whole genome shotgun sequence includes:
- a CDS encoding prenyltransferase alpha subunit repeat protein (similar to Metarhizium acridum CQMa 102 XP_007809140.1), whose protein sequence is MSSSVDQSQAQAKAPAPPPPPPPLPPPLSKNKQTKTSKLFLKTRSAPPGWAYQSPNPPRYVDFFEPRTGPYFLYGTLMDPKMLTEILELHHEPTFRPANVVGYACKLWGQYPAVIDGEMDAPVSGVVYNVESVDHASKLAAYETKNYQTKPCIINYTDGKEPETDHGHLFMFAGNPSDLEHGVARSSRRRTEKERLQDLKKIEIYHDLENQIRTQAASGDYNLALFQLTTQILHLNPEYYTIWNIRRQCLISSVLAGSADRQTSNSQDQASDETSLQSELSFTMPLLIKFPKCYWIWKFRWWILLQAIRRLSLPAACAIWEAELGLTSKMLERDQRNFHAWGYRRSLVDKLESPELRGKSLAEDEFAYTTRMINLNLSNFSAWHNRSQLILRVLAERDADDATRAAFLVKELDMVREGLNVGPEDQSLWYYHQFLISQIVDDSNRHTIAPALTITERITYLKHEIEEIKELLEDYSDIKWIYQALLEYTLQLRRLEQHSPRDDSEASCSRAWVDKLVALDPMRKGRWDEFARDSITDDFSST, encoded by the exons ATGTCTAGCTCTGTTGATCAATCTCAAGCACAAGCAAAAGCACCAGctccccctccaccaccgcctccgcTGCCTCCCCCTCTCTCCAAGAATAAACAAACCAAGACGTCCAAATTATTCTTAAAAACGAGGAGCGCACCACCCGGCTGGGCTTATCAGTCGCCGAATCCGCCTCGATATGTCGACTTTTTTGAGCCTCGAACCGGTCCCTACTTTTTGTACGGCACACTAATGGACCCCAAAATGCTTACGGAGATCCTGGAATTACACCACGAGCCGACATTCCGACCCGCAAATGTGGTCGGATATGCGTGTAAACTTTGGGGCCAGTATCCTGCTGTAATCGATGGAGAAATGGACGCTCCTGTTAGTGGTGTTGTATACAACGTTGAAAGTGTTGATCATGCCAGCAAACTTGCTGCTTATGAAACCAAGAATTATCAAACAAAGCCGTGCATAATCAACTACACGGATGGGAAAGAACCCGAGACGGATCATGGTCATCTATTTATGTTTGCAGGAAACCCAAGTGACCTTGAG CATGGCGTAGCTCGTTCCAGCCGACGGCGTACCGAAAAAGAACGACTCCAAGACCTTAAGAAGATCGAGATATACCACGACCTCGAGAACCAAATACGCACACAGGCAGCCTCGGGAGATTATAACCTCGCGCTCTTTCAACTCACCACCCAAATCCTTCACCTTAATCCCGAGTACTACACGATATGGAATATCCGACGCCAATGTCTGATCTCTAGCGTGCTAGCTGGATCGGCGGACAGACAAACATCGAATAGCCAAGACCAGGCTTCAGACGAGACCTCCTTGCAGTCCGAACTAAGCTTCACGATGCCACTGTTGATCAAGTTTCCCAAGTGTTACTGGATCTGGAAATTCCGATGGTGGATCTTATTACAAGCGATCCGTCGACTGTCGCTTCCCGCTGCATGTGCGATATGGGAGGCCGAACTCGGTCTAACCTCCAAGATGCTGGAGAGGGACCAACGCAACTTCCATGCCTGGGGCTACAGGAGATCGTTGGTGGACAAGCTTGAGAGTCCTGAGCTTCGCGGGAAGAGTCTAGCAGAAGATGAATTTGCCTATACAACTAGGATGATTAATCTTAATTTGTCCAACTTTTCCGCCTGGCACAATCGAAGTCAACTCATTTTGCGAGTCCTCGCGGAGCGGGACGCCGACGACGCGACGCGAGCTGCCTTCCTCGTGAAGGAGCTTGACATGGTGCGGGAGGGTCTGAACGTTGGTCCAGAAGATCAGAGTTTGTGGTACTACCACCAATTCCTGATATCGCAAATCGTCGATGACAGCAATCGACATACTATTGCACCGGCTTTGACAATAACTGAGAGGATCACCTACCTGAAACATGAGATAGAAGAGATcaaggagctgctggaggacTATAGTGACATCAAGTGGATTTACCAGGCTCTACTAGAATACACTTTACAATTGCGGCGGCTGGAACAACATTCGCCTCGGGATGACAGTGAGGCTAGTTGCTCACGGGCATGGGTGGATAAGCTGGTGGCTCTCGACCCTATGCGCAAGGGTAGGTGGGACGAGTTTGCTAGAGATAGTATAACGGACGACTTCAGTTCTACTTAA
- a CDS encoding kinesin light chain 1 (similar to Pyrenophora tritici-repentis Pt-1C-BFP XP_001939591.1) → MRLLQLQDGFLSLTDDLIQNIPPYAILSHTWGQDKAEVHFDDIKSGVQLQAVASHHGEKQLGYRKIQFCGLQAVASGLRFFWVDTCCIDKSNSAELSEAINSMFRWYMNAEECYVYLSDVSTENCRKIDKFSLPWMEAFRKSRWFTRGWTLQELLAPSSVTFFSVEGHKLGDKKSLEREIHEISAIAITALRGRKLSEFTILERIRWSDSRTTTREEDLAYCLLGLLDVSMPPIYGEEKSKAFARLYEAVENRWGEPLLTPYTHGVRRKTHFIVPLERNQGFIGREDTLAKLIDKIRPNSRTNSCQKTALEGLGGIGKTQIALEAAYRLRDMDAECSVFWIPAVTLATFENACFDIGRALALPGVDNDKFDIKTLIKSALSQDDMGSWLLVVDNADNANLVAGESDGPSLADYMPSSPKGSILFTTRNHAVPTRLGIRKNEIMHLSEMTEEEARHMLQNDLDESQLLHDESTKALLELLTHLPLAIKQASSFMAENGISTKRYLEHCVSSDKNQIKLLGEDFGDQGRYPDIANPIATTWLISFTQIAERNPIAVHYLKFICFLAERDIPISLLPPANDEVDRDKAIGVLKAYAFVTEREDSLSLDIHRLVRLATRNWIKDEWTELSNSVIRHLSRVYPFPRHENRHVWLRYMPHAREVLSIHTSTAKMAEWQLLHNVAESYMMTGKYKQSEHMYRQAWELGRMHLGHEHRTTLASINNLAIVLYSRGKYSEAEQLHRQTLKLRRKILGREHPDTLNSMNNLALVLDNQQKHIESETMHRQTLDLRKRVLGGQHPKTLCSINGLALALNNQGRYKESEQLQRHALQGLKTVLGDHASFTLDSMNNLALALDRQGKYEQAEQLNQQTLLVRQEVLGREHPRTLESMHNLAEVFRHKGNYSRAEELHRRALTLRERVLGRQHPKTVQSRRNLLHCLEYSGAEGKSSTEAGVESVGE, encoded by the exons ATGCGTCTACTTCAACTTCAAGACGGGTTCCTCAGCTTGACAGATGATCTCATACAGAACATCCCACCGTACGCGATATTATCTCATACATGGGGCCAAGACAAAGCCGAAGTCCATTTTGACGACATCAAAAGCGGCGTCCAGCTGCAAGCCGTTGCCAGCCACCATGGAGAGAAGCAACTTGGCTACCGAAAAATCCAATTTTGTGGTCTTCAAGCCGTGGCCAGCGGGCTGCGGTTCTTCTGGGTCGACACATGTTGTATTGACAAGTCGAACAGCGCAGAGCTTTCTGAGGCGATTAATTCCATGTTTCGATGGTACATGAATGCAGAGGAATGTTATGTCTACTTATCTGACGTTTCGACAGAGAATTGTCGCAAAATAGACAAGTTCTCATTACCGTGGATGGAGGCGTTCCGCAAAAGCAGATGGTTCACACGCGGCTGGACCTTGCAGGAGTTGCTCGCTCCATCTTCAGTCACGTTCTTTTCTGTGGAAGGTCACAAGCTCGGCGACAAGAAGTCATTGGAGCGAGAGATACATGAAATTAGTGCGATTGCTATCACAGCTCTCCGTGGCAGGAAGCTGTCCGAGTTCACAATTCTTGAACGGATAAGATGGTCCGACTCGCGTACTACCACGCGCGAGGAAGACTTGGCATACTGCCTACTGGGCTTACTGGACGTTAGCATGCCGCCGATATATGGCGAAGAAAAGAGTAAGGCTTTTGCTCGGCTGTATGAGGCGGTTGAAAATCGGTGGGGCGAACCGTTGCTCACTCCCTACACACACGGAG TTCGACGAAAGACTCATTTCATAGTACCGCTTGAAAGGAACCAAGGCTTTATTGGTAGAGAGGACACTCTTGCCAAACTGATAGACAAAATTCGCCCAAACTCAAGGACGAACAGCTGCCAGAAGACGGCTCTCGAAGGCCTCGGGGGCATTGGTAAGACGCAGATCGCTCTTGAGGCTGCATATCGTCTCCGTGACATGGACGCCGAGTGCTCAGTTTTCTGGATCCCGGCCGTAACACTGGCCACGTTCGAGAACGCCTGCTTCGATATTGGCAGAGCGCTGGCGCTGCCAGGAGTTGACAACGACAAATTTGACATCAAGACGCTCATCAAGTCTGCGCTAAGCCAGGATGACATGGGCAGTTGGCTACTAGTTGTTGATAACGCCGACAATGCCAATCTTGTAGCTGGCGAAAGCGACGGTCCGTCGTTGGCGGATTACATGCCGTCGAGCCCAAAAGGGTCCATTTTGTTTACCACGCGAAACCACGCTGTTCCGACCCGACTGGGCATTCGGAAGAACGAAATAATGCATTTGTCTGAGATgactgaagaagaagcccgaCACATGTTGCAAAACGATCTGGACGAGAGTCAATTACTCCATGATGAGAGCACCAAAGCACTGCTGGAACTTTTGACACATCTGCCTTTGGCAATTAAACAAGCGTCCTCGTTTATGGCTGAAAACGGCATATCCACAAAACGGTACCTGGAGCACTGCGTTTCGTCAGACAAGAACCAGATCAAACTCCTTGGTGAAGACTTTGGAGATCAGGGTCGGTACCCAGACATTGCGAATCCAATAGCGACCACTTGGCTCATTTCATTTACCCAAATTGCCGAACGAAACCCCATCGCCGTCCACTATCTCAAGTTCATATGCTTCTTAGCGGAACGCGACATCCCCATATCCCTACTGCCTCCTGCGAATGACGAGGTCGATCGCGACAAGGCAATAGGCGTTTTAAAGGCATACGCATTTGTAACGGAGCGAGAAGATTCGCTGTCCTTGGACATTCATCGCCTTGTTCGTTTGGCAACACGTAACTGGATCAAGGACGAATGGACAGAATTGAGTAACAGCGTCATCCGCCATCTGTCCCGTGTATACCCATTCCCCCGGCACGAGAACAGACACGTATGGCTGAGATACATGCCTCACGCACGAGAAGTATTAAGCATTCATACGTcgacagccaagatggccgAATGGCAACTACTTCACAATGTTGCAGAGAGCTATATGATGACGGGAAAGTACAAACAGTCAGAACACATGTACCGGCAGGCATGGGAACTAGGCAGGATGCACTTGGGACACGAGCATCGCACGACCCTAGCCAGCATCAATAATTTGGCCATCGTTTTATACAGCAGGGGTAAATACAGCGAAGCAGAACAGCTACACAGGCAGACACTGAAACTAAGGCGCAAGATCCTGGGACGAGAACACCCAGATACACTAaacagcatgaacaacctaGCCCTCGTTCTCGACAACCAGCAGAAGCACATTGAGTCTGAAACCATGCACCGACAGACACTAGACCTCCGCAAAAGGGTTTTAGGCGGCCAGCACCCCAAAACACTTTGCAGTATTAATGGTTTGGCGCTGGCCCTAAACAACCAAGGCAGATACAAGGAGTCGGAACAGTTGCAACGTCACGCGTTACAAGGCTTAAAAACTGTCTTGGGAGATCACGCTTCTTTCACGCTCGACAGCATGAATAACCTGGCGCTTGCGCTTGATAGACAGGGGAAATACGAACAGGCAGAACAACTGAATCAGCAGACGTTGCTGGTAAGACAGGAAGTCCTGGGGAGAGAGCATCCCCGCACCCTTGAGAGCATGCATAATCTGGCAGAGGTGTTTCGACATAAGGGGAATTACTCGCGGGCGGAGGAGTTGCATCGGCGGGCGTTGACTTTGCGGGAGAGGGTGCTTGGGAGGCAGCATCCGAAAACTGTTCAGAGTAGGCGGAATCTTTTGCATTGTTTGGAGTATAGTGGTGCGGAGGGGAAATCCTCGACtgaggctggtgttgagagTGTGGGAGAGTAa
- a CDS encoding FAD binding domain-containing protein (similar to Verticillium alfalfae VaMs.102 XP_003007637.1): MYFWFLILSLATASCVPDKSCKAHPSHQGWPSPDIWRSLNTTLGGQLIKPVAPGAVCHPEQPTYNKNECAKTQVAWNTTDYHCSNPVSVLFDQFTNFTCLPDPRYACTPDGYPAYVINATATRHIKIGIDFARRNNVRLVVKATGHDYLGRSIAPGSLSIWTHNLKNVTYHSHEFRLAGSHRVIHGNAITFGAGIQMQEAYAAADKHGQVIVGGQGSTVGIVGYITGGGHSPLGPMYGLAADNVLEMLVVTPGGKVITVNEDQHADLFWAMRGGGGSTFGVIVSVTVKSYPSPRVTSAKWAAFTDPKNDSTKYSLMSYISSKIPQLMDSGLSGYTFLSSNMPLPIPLPEMPSEVAGAFGTAILQDVSDPDAMSKLFKPINDTIQEKWPGKVQFITMINNYTSFFAWYKDNHDAGRGGRNTFVASRLLERDILEKHNHNFTAALKRAFEANTRFDIFMVGGRGVKDAQPRGGENAVNPAWRKATVLAMTSTEFGPFNVTAEQSAIKILDDAFEPMRLLSPKSGSYLNEAFLFEKNWQKSFWGANYARLLSIKRAVDPTDVFWCAPCVGSEHWREQRDGRLCKITDK; the protein is encoded by the exons ATGTACTTTTGGTTTCTAATCCTAAGTCTCGCGACTGCGTCTTGTGTGCCAGACAAGTCATGCAAAGCTCAcccatctcaccaaggcTGGCCGTCGCCCGATATCTGGCGCAGCTTGAACACGACTTTGGGCGGCCAACTTATCAAGCCCGTAGCACCCGGAGCGGTCTGTCATCCAGAACAGCCAACGTACAACAAAAACGAATGTGCAAAGACACAGGTAGCATGGAATACCACCGACTATCACTGCAGCAATCCAGTTTCAGTCCTCTTTGATCAGTTCACAAACTTTACCTGCCTGCCGGATCCGCGTTATGCGTGTACGCCGGATGGATACCCAGCTTATGTCATTAACGCAACAGCAACTCGACATATTAAGATTGGCATAGACTTTG CTCGACGAAATAATGTTAGACTGGTCGTCAAGGCCACAGGCCACGACTATCTCGGCCGGTCAATCGCGCCAGGATCCCTATCTATCTGGACCCATAATCTAAAGAACGTCACGTATCATTCTCATGAATTTAGGCTTGCCGGTTCCCACAGAGTTATTCACGGAAACGCAATTACATTCGGGGCGGGCATTCAGATGCAAGAAGCATACGCTGCTGCAGACAAGCATGGACAAGTCATTGTCGGCGGGCAAGGCAGCACCGTTGGAATAGTTGGCTACATCACCGGAGGAGGACATTCTCCCCTGGGGCCAATGTATGGGTTAGCAGCCGATAATGTCCTTGAAATGTTAGTCGTGACTCCCGGAGGCAAGGTTATCACAGTCAACGAGGACCAGCACGCCGATTTATTTTGGGCCATGAGAGGT GGCGGCGGTTCAACGTTTGGCGTCATTGTTTCAGTGACAGTAAAATCCTATCCCTCACCACGAGTAACCAGTGCGAAATGGGCCGCGTTTACCGATCCGAAAAACGACAGTACGAAATACAGCTTGATGTCCTACATTTCGTCAAAAATTCCACAACTTATGGATTCAGGTTTGTCGGGCTACACATTTCTATCTTCCAATATGCCACTGCCAATTCCATTGCCAGAAATGCCTTCGGAAGTAGCTGGCGCATTCGGCACAGCAATCCTTCAAGATGTCTCTGACCCAGATGCCATGTCAAAGCTGTTTAAGCCTATAAACGACACTATTCAAGAAAAGTGGCCAGGAAAAGTCCAGTTCATTACCATGATCAATAACTACACGTCCTTTTTCGCGTGGTACAAGGACAACCATGATGCAGGACGCGGTGGTCGCAATACCTTTGTTGCATCAAGGTTGCTGGAAAGGGATATCCTAGAGAAACACAACCACAATTTTACCGCGGCCTTGAAGAGAGCGTTTGAAGCAAATACGCGGTTTGACATCTTTATGGTTGGTGGTAGGGGAGTAAAAGATGCCCAGCCTAGGGGAGGCGAAAATGCTGTTAACCCAGCTTGGCGGAAAGCCACTGTGCTTGCGA TGACATCTACCGAATTCGGCCCTTTCAACGTCACAGCGGAGCAGAGCGCCATCAAAATATTAGACGATGCATTCGAGCCGATGCGCCTGCTCTCCCCCAAATCAGGGTCATACTTGAATGAG GCATTCCTTTTCGAGAAAAACTGGCAGAAGTCATTCTGGGGCGCCAATTACGCCAGACTACTGAGCATCAAGCGAGCAGTAGATCCAACCGACGTATTTTGGTGCGCGCCATGTGTGGGAAGTGAGCATTGGCGGGAGCAAAGAGACGGGCGGCTTTGCAAGATTACGGATAAATAG
- a CDS encoding ankyrin repeats (many copies) domain-containing protein has product MAEAVGLVASVITLSEVATKISVLRDLWKQFQDVPHDIQYQLDQLEALDAVMTKVELQAESNSSLGTSTGVLAVKHCKQAALELDKSIQELERRIHSAGPLRRALGKAKVVLEKESISRAQRRLQEALQIMQLAITLHICSLTESVPERTAAVFFARQTESKAPASSGQTTPKLTNGKKQEASSTILQAKRPLPWLYQSAFGRIMVSRHAVIQQDANFDTDSQQIAQARIILPSWLSSKIWDVFAHRSVHGLMWKLSSWNVRPWSSPIFDAVSAGSISNLMEMLSSGRGSLYDRTPCGQTLLHIAAYNGRFDMAKSLIKMGIPMLEQAIFGLLPFQLAFFRHRPHRTYGEPLDLFISAINVGEFRQDWALLYGQIPRAESTHSIFSQSLWSVPGLITHIDSEMTTKFRELPTRLKLAHLRWQLVEVSVLNNIMTENNITFDDLRLNMNNTVDSSLHEFVFAYFAHFCQMALAYPKPDEGFFISKHQEWNQLAYCVLSDMPLSFLTNLSVSGMTPLLYGAMFQLETLFCYKHRLPSNKRRKTLKLHLDMVRAFLDVVSRSGIDLQEYGRDEVAAFQSHKRVFSNKGRTFFMHSLYYWQPYLVSISYGPTPEDWTFLWDDLVEEFAGEFWQMIEDGYYKIEDGCSKIPGAWVD; this is encoded by the exons ATGGCTGAAGCTGTCGGTCTCGTGGCAAGTGTTATTACACTTAGCGAGGTTGCTACCAAGATAAGCGTGCTAAGAGACCTCTGGAAACAGTTCCAAGATGTGCCTCACGATATCCAATACCAGcttgaccagcttgaagCCTTGGATGCAGTCATGACAAAAGTCGAACTTCAAGCCGAAAGTAACTCGAGTTTAGGAACTAGTACGGGAGTCCTTGCTGTAAAGCATTGCAAACAAGCGGCCCTAGAACTGGATAAGTCGATACAAGAACTTGAACGGCGAATTCACTCAGCTGGGCCGTTACGGAGAGCGTTGGGGAAAGCCAAGGTCGTTTTGGAGAAAGAGTCAATCTCACGCGCACAGCGACGTCTGCAGGAAGCACTGCAGATAATGCAGCTAGCTATAACTTTGCACATTTG TTCTTTAACGGAAAGTGTACCGGAGCGTACAGCGGCCGTCTTCTTCGCGAGGCAGACCGAGTCCAAAGCACCAGCGTCAAGCGGTCAAACAACTCCAAAACtcaccaatggcaagaaaCAGGAAGCAAGCTCTACCATCCTGCAAGCAAAAAGACCACTACCATGGCTATACCAATCTGCCTTTGGCCGCATCATGGTTAGCAGGCACGCGGTAATTCAGCAGGATGCAAATTTTGACACCGACAGCCAACAGA TTGCACAAGCTCGTATCATACTGCCGTCATGGCTTTCTAGCAAAATTTGGGATGTTTTTGCTCACCGATCTGTACACGGATTAATGTGGAAGCTTTCCAGTTGGAATGTCCGCCCCTGGAGCAGCCCCATATTTGATGCTGTTAGTGCAGGGTCGATTTCTAACCTTATGGAGATGCTATCGTCTGGCAGGGGGTCTCTGTACGACCGAACTCCATGTGGCCAGACATTGCTTCAC ATCGCTGCCTATAATGGCAGatttgacatggccaagtctttGATCAAGATGGGTATCCCAATGCTCGAACAGGCTATATTTGGTCTTTTACCATTTCAATTGGCATTTTTCCGTCATCGTCCACATCGTACATATGGTGAGCCACTCGACCTTTTCATCAGCGCCATCAACGTTGGAGAATTTCGACAAGATTGGGCGTTACTCTATGGCCAAATTCCGCGAGCTGAGTCAACACACAGCATCTTCTCGCAATCTTTATGGTCCGTTCCCGGTCTAATAACGCATATTGATAGCGAAATGACGACAAAGTTCAGAGAGCTTCCAACAAGACTCAAGCTCGCCCACCTTCGTTGGCAGCTTGTCGAAGTGAGCGTCTTGAATAATATAATGACCGAGAATAATATAACATTCGATGACTTACGACTTAACATGAACAATACAGTTGATTCTTCTCTCCATGAATTTGTTTTCGCTTATTTTGCTCATTTTTGTCAAATGGCCCTGGCCTATCCCAAGCCAGACGAAGGCTTCTTTATTTCCAAACATCAGGAATGGAACCAACTCGCTTACTGTGTACTGTCAGACATGCCGCTCAGCTTCCTGACGAATCTGTCAGTGTCTGGAATGACACCACTGCTCTACGGTGCAATGTTTCAACTGGAAACCCTCTTCTGCTATAAGCATCGCCTCCCGAGTAATAAACGGCGGAAAACCTTGAAACTGCATCTTGATATGGTCAGGGCCTTTTTGGATGTCGTGTCAAGGAGTGGAATAGATCTCCAAGAGTACGGAAGAGACGAAGTAGCCGCATTTCAAAGTCATAAACGTGTCTTCTCGAATAAAGGCAGGACATTCTTCATGCACAGCCTCTATTATTGGCAGCCATACCTAGTGTCAATTTCGTATGGGCCGACACCCGAAGATTGGACATTCCTTTGGGACGATTTAGTTGAGGAGTTTGCGGGTGAGTTTTGGCAGATGATCGAGGACGGATACTACAAGATCGAGGACGGATGCTCCAAGATACCTGGCGCATGGGTTGACTAG